One genomic region from Chthonomonas calidirosea T49 encodes:
- a CDS encoding tetratricopeptide repeat protein produces MSPNEEHDTKTPSSSTERTQAMSPLHGPEIKASPPMDERVLEVAQELIQQGITPEQAKKLLVAGGPGNDGSSPTGASQTTRGSGAEVSLSELIARKIEAQAEAVKKIDLGLPDFREATLQEKYEAERLQREAELLRRRERYREAEAKCREALSKNPKDALGLELLGDILQGLGRVDEAMAAYYRATLADPRRASAEKKFGDLLVKQQDWGAVITEDVEKHPFVGLLLSALLPGLGHCYYGETIRGLIYFVIDAILLAILLWLVPHSRGITVGLLGVALLALLYYCFVLIDMRLISRRTGGV; encoded by the coding sequence ATGAGTCCCAACGAAGAACACGACACCAAGACACCGTCGAGTAGTACTGAGCGGACTCAGGCGATGTCGCCCTTGCACGGGCCGGAGATAAAGGCTTCGCCGCCAATGGATGAGCGGGTTTTAGAGGTAGCTCAAGAGCTGATACAGCAGGGCATTACACCGGAGCAGGCCAAAAAGCTTCTGGTAGCGGGCGGACCTGGCAACGACGGGTCGTCGCCTACCGGGGCTAGCCAAACGACGAGAGGATCGGGAGCTGAAGTCTCGTTAAGCGAGCTTATTGCGCGCAAGATCGAGGCTCAGGCGGAGGCGGTCAAGAAGATAGATTTAGGTTTGCCCGACTTTCGTGAGGCGACTTTACAAGAGAAGTATGAGGCTGAACGCCTTCAGCGTGAAGCCGAGCTTTTACGTCGCCGGGAACGTTATCGGGAGGCCGAGGCCAAATGCCGAGAGGCGTTGTCTAAAAACCCAAAAGATGCTTTGGGTTTGGAGCTGTTAGGCGATATTCTCCAGGGGCTAGGTCGCGTGGACGAGGCGATGGCGGCCTACTATCGTGCCACGCTGGCCGATCCGAGGCGCGCTTCAGCGGAGAAAAAGTTTGGCGATCTTTTGGTAAAGCAGCAAGATTGGGGCGCGGTGATCACCGAGGACGTGGAGAAACATCCCTTCGTGGGGCTGTTGCTCTCGGCGCTGCTGCCCGGACTTGGGCATTGCTACTACGGAGAGACTATCAGGGGGCTTATCTATTTCGTGATAGATGCCATTCTGCTGGCTATTCTCCTATGGCTAGTGCCCCATTCCCGTGGGATAACCGTGGGATTGCTAGGAGTAGCGTTGTTGGCGTTGCTCTACTACTGTTTCGTGTTAATAGACATGCGTCTGATTTCGCGCCGGACGGGCGGCGTCTAG